From Triticum urartu cultivar G1812 chromosome 2, Tu2.1, whole genome shotgun sequence, a single genomic window includes:
- the LOC125540937 gene encoding uncharacterized protein LOC125540937 isoform X2 → MYSGFFRRNQVTTEWVEKTNVFLKKIFRSPMRMVPECPCARCKRRIRRDKSEMTKHLRTHGFMPNFNMPINFAQQDRGREDVIRQRVAGYEDDGVRDMLDDVFTAQPTSPSHSANEPEEPEETAKAFLEILASSKKPLYEGAKLSVLDAISQLMAVKAEYGCSRGCFEAFLGVWANSLPEGHELPKTIYATKKIMKALSMDYEKIHVCPKNCLLFRHEYADEKYSRKYGSSRYIEVVDKHGQKQQLKIPVKVLRYLDFIKRLQRLFITEESVKMMKWHKEGKRYNPKKIIHPSGGEAWKSFDSTRRKQPRLGMSELL, encoded by the coding sequence ATGTATAGTGGGTTTTTTCGTCGGAATCAAGTAACAACAGAGTGGGTCGAGAAAACTAATGTGTTTTTGAAAAAGATATTCCGTAGTCCAATGAGGATGGTGCCAGAATGTCCGTGTGCCAGATGTAAGAGACGTATCCGCAGAGATAAGAGTGAGATGACTAAGCACCTTCGCACGCATGGATTTATGCCCAACTTTAATATGCCGATAAACTTTGCCCAGCAGGACCGTGGTAGAGAGGATGTGATACGACAACGCGTCGCTGGTTATGAGGATGATGGGGTTAGAGACATGCTAGATGATGTCTTTACTGCACAGCCGACATCTCCGTCACATTCAGCGAATGAACCGGAGGAACCGGAGGAAACCGCAAAGGCCTTCCTGGAAATCTTGGCCTCGTCAAAGAAACCTCTCTATGAGGGTGCCAAGCTGTCTgtgctggatgccatctcgcaactgaTGGCAGTCAAGGCTGAGTACGGCTGTAGCCGAGGTTGCTTCGAAGCATTTCTGGGAGTATGGGCTAACAGCCTGCCTGAGGGCCATGAACTGCCGAAAACCATATACGCTACGAAGAAAATCATGAAGGCGCTCTCCATGGACTATGAGAAAATACATGTTTGTCCAAagaattgccttttgtttagGCATGAGTATGCGGATGAAAAGTACTCTAGGAAGTACGGTTCCTCTCGGTATATTGAGGTGGTCGATAAGCATGGTCAGAAGCAGCAGCTAAAAATCCCTGTGAAGGTTCTTCGGtatcttgattttataaaaagacTGCAGCGCCTTTTCATCACCGAGGAGTCTGTcaaaatgatgaagtggcacaagGAAGGGAAAAGGTACAATCCAAAAAAAATTATACATCCATCAGGAGGTGAAGCATGGAAGTCATTCGATAGTACCCGGAGGAAGCAGCCGAGGCTGGGAATGTCAGAATTGCTATAA
- the LOC125540937 gene encoding uncharacterized protein LOC125540937 isoform X1, with amino-acid sequence MQRKTMFLSLIIPGSEYLGKNLSVFMQPLVDDLHHSWYFPRLTYDRHLQKNFLMKVWLQYCMHDFPGYALFCGWCTSGKMPCLVCMQALIFIWLKKGGKYVAFDLHRQFLPPDHPDREDKKNFTKGKVVHEVNEIPMFSGADVLAQLKALKPAVEGKGKGKGKGKATGEDEGEGKGKGKGKKIEGYGETHNWTHITPFTQLPYFKDLKLPYNIDVMHTEKNVAESLFHTILNIPDKTKDNVNARVDQQNICDRPRLHMQPPTGSRKSWFKPDADFVLKKDHKMEAFKWLKHIVKFTYGYASNISKGVNLSTGRVTGLKSHDYHVWIERIMSVMVRGYVPERVWRVLAELSHFFRTLCAKEVCPEKIKEMHKKASELICKLEKIFPPGFFTPMTHLILHLPNEVLLGGLCRIVGSTALRDRTSI; translated from the coding sequence ATGCAACGCAAGACCATGTTCCTGTCGCTTATAATTCCGGGATCTGAATATCTGGGGAAGAATTTGAGTGTGTTTATGCAGCCGTTGGTGGATGATTTGCACCATTCTTGGTACTTCCCGAGGTTGACATACGACCGACATCTGCAGaaaaatttcttgatgaaagtttggctacaatattgcatgcatgactttcccGGTTATGCCCTGTTCTGCGGATGGTGTACAAGTGGAAAGATGCCTTGCCTAGTGTGCATGCAGGCCTTGATTTTCATTTGGCTGAAGAAGGGTGGCAAGTATGTTGCAtttgacctgcatcgacagtttctccctccagaccatcctgatagggaagacaagaagaacttcacaaAAGGCAAAGTTGTCCATGAAGTAAACGAGATTCCAATGTTTTCTGGTGCGGATGTGCTTGCTCAGCTGAAAGCTCTTAAGCCTGCCGTTGAAGggaaaggcaaaggcaaaggcaaaggcaaagccaCGGGCGAAGACGAGGGCGAGGGCAAAGGAAAAGGGAAAGGGAAAAAAATTGAAGGATATGGTGAGACGCACAACTGGACTCACATTACCCCCTTCACGCAGCTTCCCTATTTTAAGGACCTCAAACTTCCATACAACATAGACGTGATGCACACCGAAAAGAATGTCGCAGAGTCCCTTTTTCACACGATCCTTAACATTCCTGATAAGACAAAGGATAATGTTAATGCTAGAGTTGATCAACAGAATATTTGTGATAGACCACGTCTACACATGCAGCCTCCCACGGGCAGTCGAAAATCTTGGTTCAAGCCAGATGCTGACTTCGTACTTAAAAAGGATCATAAGATGGAGGCATTCAAGTGGCTGAAACACATCGTGAAGTTCACTTATGGTTATGCGTCGAATATAAGTAAGGGGGTCAATCTTTCAACGGGCAGAGTGACCGGGCTCAAGAGTCATGACTATCATGTATGGATTGAGCGGATTATGTCGGTGATGGTTCGGGGCTATGTTCCCGAGCGTGTCTGGCGTGTGCTTGCGGAGTTAAGCCATTTCTTCCGCACGCTTTGTGCTAAAGAAGTATGTCCTGAGAAGATAAAAGAAATGCATAAGAAGGCGTCGGAGTTGATATGCAAGCTAGAGAAGATCTTCCCGCCAGGCTTCTTTACTCCGATGACACATCTCATTTTGCACCTCCCGAATGAGGTATTGTTGGGGGGCCTATGCAGAATCGTTGGTAGTACGGCCCTGAGAGACAGAACAAGCATCTGA